Genomic segment of Halococcus hamelinensis 100A6:
CACTCGTCGGGGGTGTCGGGGAAGAACAGGTCCGGTTCGTCGTGGGTGAACGTCACCCACGTCTCGTCGTCGAGCGGGCGGACGTGGGTGTGCATCGCGCCCTCCGCGTGGCTCCGACGTTCGAGGGCCTCGACGTCCCGGTCGTCGTAGTAGGCCGGACAGCAGACCGCCTGCTCGGCCTCGGGGTCGGTGAGCACGAGCAGGAGGAACGTCATCCCCGCCTCCCGCGCGTGGTAGACCTCGTAGGAATCGAAGGTCGCCGCCGCGGTGACGCGTTCGAGTTCGTCGTACTCCTCGCCCGGGACGAGGACGTCGAGGCCGTAGCGTTCGTCGTTCTCGACCGCGACGTCGCCGGGGTGGAGTTCGAGCACCGAGTATCCCGCCTCGCGGTAGCCCGTGGCGGTGGCCGCCATGTCCTCCATCACCGCCTCCCAGGGTTCCACGACGCGCTCGAACGGGTTGTCCTCCGTCACACCCCTCCTGTGTCACTCGTGGACAAAAGCGTTGTTCCTCCGCCCGAAGCGCCGAGTTACCCCCGCCCGATCGTGAGAAACGACGACCGATCCGGGGTTCGACCGTCGATCCGGTCGGCGGGGTGCGCCAGACGTATATACACCCGTTTCGAACGGAGCGCCGTGACAGACCTCCTCTCGCTTTCCGGTCTGCGGACCCAGTTCGCCACCGACCGGGGGACGGTGAAGGCCGTCGACGGGCTCGACCTCACGGTCGAAAAGGGCGAAACCGTCGGCCTCGTCGGCGAGTCCGGGTCGGGGAAGTCGGTGACGGCGCTCTCGACGATGGGGCTCGTCGACTCCCCCGGTCGGGTCGTCGACGGCAGCGTCGAGTTCCACGACGCCGACCTCGCACGGACGTTCGCCGAGGAGTATCGTGGCGACTTCGCCGACCCGGAGCGGGGGACCGTCGACCTCACCCGCGCGCCCGACGACGCGATGCGTCGGGTCCGCGGCGGCGAGATGAGCATGATCTTCCAGGACCCGATGACCTCGCTCAACCCCGCCGTGCCCGTCGGCGAGCAGGTCGCCGAGAGCCTCCGCCTCCATCAGTACGGCGGTCGTCGGAAGGACTCGTGGTTCAACGCCGTCCGCGAAGTCGTGCCGCGGGTCGGGTCGGGGCTCGACGACCGAGTCCTCGAAGACACCATCGAGATGCTCTCGGCGGTCGGCATCCCCGAACCCGCCGCGCGGGTCGAGGAGTTCCCCCACGAGTTCTCGGGCGGGATGCGCCAGCGGGTGTTGATCGCCATCGCGCTGGCGTGTCGACCCCAGCTCCTGATCGCCGACGAACCGACCACCGCGCTCGACGTCACGATCCAGGCCCAGATCCTCGACCTGATCAACGACCTCCAGGACGAGTTCGGGATGTCCGTGCTCTTCATCACCCACGACCTCGGCGTCGTGGCCGAGACCTGCGACCGCGTCGCGGTGATGTACGCCGGCGAGATCGTCGAGGAGGGACCGGTCGAGGAGATCTTCGCGAACCCCTCGCACCCCTACACCTACACCCTGCTCGAATCCATCCCCCGCGAGGACGCCGACCGCCTGACCCCGATCGAGGGCAACGTGCCCGACCTCATCGACCTCCCCGAGGGCTGTCGGTTCGCGCCCCGCTGTCCGTGGGCCCACGCCGAGTGTCGCGAGGACCCGATCCCGTACCTCCAACACGGCCCCGAGGACGTGAACCACCGCTCGAAGTGCGTCCTCCAGGAGTTCGACACCAGCGAGTACGGCACCGACGAGGGGGTCGCGGCGACGGACGAACCGACCGCCGCACCCGACCGGACGGGCGAGCCGCTGGTCTCGGTCGAGGGGATGAAGAAA
This window contains:
- a CDS encoding oligopeptide/dipeptide ABC transporter ATP-binding protein, translating into MTDLLSLSGLRTQFATDRGTVKAVDGLDLTVEKGETVGLVGESGSGKSVTALSTMGLVDSPGRVVDGSVEFHDADLARTFAEEYRGDFADPERGTVDLTRAPDDAMRRVRGGEMSMIFQDPMTSLNPAVPVGEQVAESLRLHQYGGRRKDSWFNAVREVVPRVGSGLDDRVLEDTIEMLSAVGIPEPAARVEEFPHEFSGGMRQRVLIAIALACRPQLLIADEPTTALDVTIQAQILDLINDLQDEFGMSVLFITHDLGVVAETCDRVAVMYAGEIVEEGPVEEIFANPSHPYTYTLLESIPREDADRLTPIEGNVPDLIDLPEGCRFAPRCPWAHAECREDPIPYLQHGPEDVNHRSKCVLQEFDTSEYGTDEGVAATDEPTAAPDRTGEPLVSVEGMKKHFSQTEGLLDSWLASDTKPVRAVDGVDFDVYEGETLGLVGESGCGKSTTGRTVLRLLEPTDGKVVFAGEDLAGLDGDALREKRREMQMIFQDPLSSLDPRMNVGATIAEPLTIHDLPET
- a CDS encoding DUF7529 family protein, with amino-acid sequence MTEDNPFERVVEPWEAVMEDMAATATGYREAGYSVLELHPGDVAVENDERYGLDVLVPGEEYDELERVTAAATFDSYEVYHAREAGMTFLLLVLTDPEAEQAVCCPAYYDDRDVEALERRSHAEGAMHTHVRPLDDETWVTFTHDEPDLFFPDTPDE